The Xiphophorus hellerii strain 12219 chromosome 5, Xiphophorus_hellerii-4.1, whole genome shotgun sequence genome window below encodes:
- the tsc2 gene encoding tuberin isoform X2, producing MNKQQSKETLKEKVKGIFGLGTQRQQTKQCDSKLPEFIITADIIKELHPDCGLSNRIRVMNQICDLAKIKKFEENAVEAVWKAVEDMLSPEQPADARHTVLQLLRAIIQGQGEWLGPLRAYFFKVIRDYQPCNEDLSERLEVFKALTENGKDITYLEEDIARFVLLWMDIGLTSDFLHVLVNLVKYNSCYLDQNVSSMVQKICLLCNRTTSSTDIEVALQVLDAVVCYNCLPSESLTVFIITLCRTVNVKEFCESCWKLMRKVLGTHLGHSAIYTMCRIMEERVYMEDAPLLRGAVFFVGMALWGAHRLPALKNTPTLVLPSFYKAMSCANEVVSYEIVLSITRLIKKYGKELQVVTWDILLGIIERLLQQIQMIGSAELKAIVYELLTTVEELYEQNGYHGSTEKFFSLVEKCADKRPDASVLTLVSYRAQSIQPAKDGWIQSLHCLMEKFFRNETRSGIRIKVLHILSFVLSTNRQLYEDELIEKVVIPQLSGIAEDRDLAVRKQATQLLVDLAEGCNTHHFTSLLDIIERVASRSLVCSGSLEASDPIADSPMEDVKTAVLGLLEILQSKLYSLPASHASRVYELLISHLQLHYKNKYCSAIASAVRLQVFDFFLMMRADSLHRVGVPNKDGVMRFSPYCYCDAGEPEKRVCDKKPSGSISPPAGGPAAAAAAPPASAASIRSACLPYAPAFSVLLQCLKMETDWKVLKLVLDKLPWTLQYKVLLLTSSCSLDQLCSTLCAMVTDRQISERLKKMPEGFSRTDVQLAVVPVLTAITSYHSYLDQSRQRELVQCLETGLIYRCAKQCVVALTMCTVEMPDIMIKLLPALIVKLTHISATVAMASPMLEFLSTLVRLPHLYANFVAEQYVSVFAISLPYTNPSKFNQYIVSLAHHVIAMWFIRCRLPFRKDFVQYITKGLRSNALLPFDDGHEQSPFRARSTSLNERPKSLRAGKVAKPAASVANSSSSPVKELRDLSAMEAFRSRSISVSEHAVRRMHTSTTTCSLGSADENAASQADEGLKTVHLELTETCLDMMARYVFSNFSALPKRSPIAEFLLAGGRSMTWLVGNKLVTITTSGGVRTQALLGMDMSERLGGGGGEMTRSDPSLHTRMTKEAPAKLESQSSQQQNRTTRTRVRSRSGGHALRAGPIPSLSPLVSPSEGELASPLSPSSGPNLDGVGPPSSTAAALSAPPPLKDNPSLAEFVPMLTQGWAEIFIRRPSGNTSWLMCLENPPSPFSSELGNMPLQELSTVLMAMEGVKEPPTQTASAPASTAAPAPTSASEPLTQTHSSAGGKANLFQRSSTDSAVVPEEGSGVTAESAPLEWVEGEEFEPIPSEPIFMSDKAPLPGPLSRSSSTSSQDDEKSTLEEVSEGAIPIDQPSVGPSTPGSQGPDLPFQSHSQSQGHGLNKSSSSPELQTLPEAFTKAALESEKSQVDAARPRAPSDGKPQALQQPCSDKDKVEGSTGADFNGPGGPAQGGEGSGLSSQSGGAAMKLAFPAAPALPGPISPGGGHRPRGHTISVSAPSSRRERKTERDSYHSRPGPSNAEKISGLSPSFVFLQLYHSPFFGNEANKPLLLPKTQVIDRAVKVLDQMPPYDTHKIGVVFVGAGQVNNEVAILSNEYGSNRYAAFLTGLGKLIHLKDCDPDQIFLGGLDQYGDDGEFTYCWHDDIMQAIFHIATLMPNRESDKGCCNKKRHIGNDFVMVVYNDSGEDYKLGTIKGQFNFVEVVIKPLDYECNLVSLQCRKDLEGLVDTTVAKIVSDLNLPLLVRQMALHANMASLVHQYRANPSDAYASKWLARLRHIKRIRTRAQEDIQSRSTPGISLTQGHTQQNKAFQQGASAPTPETSGQRKRLVSTVDDFTDFV from the exons ATGAATAAGCAGCAAAGCAAAGAAACgctaaaagaaaaagtgaagggGATCTTTGGGCTCGGGACGCAACGGCAGCAAACGAAGCAGTGCGACTCGAAGCTGCCAGAGTTTATAATCACAGCCGACATAATAAAG gagcTGCATCCTGATTGTGGCCTGAGCAACCGCATCCGGGTGATGAACCAAATCTGCGATCtggcaaaaatcaaaaaatttgaAGAG AATGCAGTGGAGGCTGTGTGGAAAGCCGTGGAGGACATGCTGTCCCCGGAGCAGCCGGCAGACGCCCGACACACGGTCCTGCAGCTTCTCAGGGCCATCATACAAGGACAG ggtgAGTGGCTCGGTCCTCTGAGGGCGTACTTTTTTAAGGTGATCAGAGACTACCAACCCTGCAACGAGGACCTTTCAGAAAGACTGGAGGTGTTCAAGGCTTTGACTGAAAATGGGAAGGACATCACATACTTGGAGGAGGAcatag caCGGTTTGTCCTCCTGTGGATGGACATAGGTCTCACCTCAGACTTTCTCCATGTTCTTGTGAATTTGGTCAAGTACAACAGCTGCTATCTGGATCAGAACGTCTCCAGCATGGTGCA gaaaaTCTGTCTTCTGTGCAACAGGACAACATCATCCACTGACATAGAG GTGGCGCTCCAGGTCTTGGATGCCGTTGTGTGCTACAACTGCCTGCCCTCTGAGTCCCTCACCGTCTTCATTATAACACTCTGCCGTACGGTTAACGTGAAGGAGTTCTGTGAATCCTGCTGGAAG CTGATGAGGAAGGTTCTGGGGACACATCTGGGCCACAGCGCTATTTACACCATGTGCCGCATCATGGAGGAGAG GGTGTACATGGAGGACGCTCCACTGCTGAGAGGAGCCGTGTTCTTTGTGGGAATGGCTCTGTGGGGTGCCCACAGACTCCCTGCTctaaaaaacacaccaacactAGTGCTGCCGTCGTTCTACAAG GCCATGTCATGTGCCAACGAGGTGGTGTCGTATGAGATCGTCCTCTCCATCACCAGGCTGATTAAGAAATACGGCAAAGAGCTCCAGGTGGTGACATGGGACATCCTGCTGGGCATCATAGAGCGGCTGCTGCAGCAGATTCAG ATGATAGGAAGCGCAGAGTTGAAGGCCATCGTTTATGAGCTTCTGACCACAGTGGAAGAGCTGTACGAGCAGAACGGCTACCACGGCTCCACGGAGaagttcttcagtctggtgGAGAAATGTGCAGACAAGAGACCC GACGCCTCAGTGCTGACCCTCGTCTCGTACAGAGCACAATCCATTCAGCCTGCGAAGGATGGCTGGATTCAGAGCCTCCACTGCCTGATGGAGAAATTCTTCAG AAACGAGACGCGCAGTGGCATCAGGATCAAAGTTCTTCACATCCTGTCGTTCGTTCTGAGTACTAATCGCCAGCTCTACGAG GACGAGCTAATTGAGAAGGTGGTGATCCCTCAGCTCAGTGGGATCGCTGAAGACCGGGACCTGGCGGTCAGAAAGCAGGCCACCCAGCTGCTGGTGGACCTCGCTGAGGGCTGCAACACGCATCACTTCACCAGCCTCCTGGACATCATCGAGCGG GTGGCCAGTCGCTCTCTGGTTTGCTCTGGATCCCTGGAGGCTTCTGACCCCATAGCTGACTCTCCCATGGAGGATGTCAAGACTGCAGTGCTGGGGCTGCTGGAGATCCTGCAG AGCAAACTTTACAGCCTGCCAGCCAGCCATGCCAGTCGTGTTTATGAGCTGCTTATCAGCCACCTGCAGCTCCACTACAAGAACAAATACTGCTCAGCTATCGCTTCTGCTGTTAGGCTGCAG GTGTTTGACTTCTTCCTGATGATGCGTGCCGACTCTCTGCACCGCGTCGGGGTGCCCAACAAGGACGGAGTGATGAGGTTCAGCCCTTACTGCTACTGTGACGCTGG GGAGCCAGAGAAGCGGGTTTGCGATAAGAAGCCGTCAGGGTCCAtatcgccccctgctggcggtcctgctgcagctgctgcggcTCCTCCTGCTTCAGCAGCCTCCATCCGGTCAGCCTGTCTTCCCTACGCGCCTGCCTTCAGCGTCCTGCTGCAGTGCCTCAAGATG GAAACTGACTGGAAGGTGCTGAAACTTGTTCTGGACAAACTGCCTTGGACACTGCAGTATAAAGTGCTGCTGCTCACCTCGTCATGCAGCTTGGACCAGCTCTGTTCCACGCTCTGCGCCATg GTGACGGATCGTCAGATCTCGGAGCGTTTGAAAAAGATGCCTGAGGGTTTTTCCCGCACAGATGTCCAGCTGGCTGTGGTTCCCGTTCTCACGGCGATAACCTCTTACCATAGCTACCTGGACCAGTCCAGACAG AGAGAGTTAGTTCAGTGTCTGGAGACCGGCCTCATCTATCGCTGTGCCAAGCAGTGTGTGGTGGCTCTTACGATGTGCACAGTGGAGATGCCTGACATCATGATCAAGCTTCTCCCGGCTCTGATAGTCAAGCTCACCCACATCTCTGCTACCGTTGCCATGGCGTCTCCCATGCTTGAGTTTCTCTCCA CTCTGGTGCGCTTACCCCATCTGTACGCCAACTTTGTAGCCGAGCAGTACGTAAGCGTGTTCGCCATCTCGCTGCCCTACACTAATCCATCCAA ATTCAATCAATACATCGTATCCCTGGCCCATCATGTGATCGCCATGTGGTTCATACGCTGCAGACTCCCCTTCCGCAAGGACTTTGTTCAGTACATCACCAAG GGCTTGCGCTCCAACGCCTTGCTTCCGTTTGACGACGGACACGAGCAAAGCCCTTTCCGCGCGCGAAGCACCAGCCTCAACGAGAGACCCAAAAG CCTGCGGGCTGGAAAAGTGGCAAAGCCGGCGGCATCAGTAGCCAATAGCAGCAGCTCTCCAGTTAAAGAGCTGAGGGACCTTTCGGCCATGGAGGCTTTCCGCTCCCGCAGCATCAGCGTCTCCGAACACGCGGTTCGCAG GATGCACACTTCTACCACGACCTGCAGTCTGggctctgctgatgaaaatgcAGCGTCTCAGGCCGATGAGGGACTCAAGACCGTCCACCTGGAGCTCACGGAGACGTGTCTAGACATGATGGCGCGATACGTGTTCTCAAACTTCTCTGCTCTGCCAAAGAG GTCTCCGATCGCTGAGTTTCTGTTAGCCGGAGGTCGCAGCATGACCTGGTTGGTGGGCAACAAGCTTGTCACCATCACAACGAGTGGCGGTGTCAGAACGCAAGCTTTGCTGGGAATGGATATGTCAGAGCGtctgggaggaggaggaggagaaatgaCCAG GTCAGATCCGTCTCTTCACACCCGAATGACTAAAGAGGCTCCGGCCAAACTGGAGTCGCAGTCCAGTCAGCAACAGAACAGAACAACTCGGACGCGAGTCCGCTCCCGGTCAG GTGGTCACGCTCTGCGTGCTGGTCCTATTCCGAGTCTCAGTCCTCTGGTTTCCCCCTCTGAGGGAGAGTTGGCCTCTCCTTTGTCTCCTTCCTCTGGCCCCAACCTGGATGGCGTCGGTCCTCCCTCCTCTACAGCTGCCGCTCTGTCTGCCCCTCCTCCGCTCAAAGACAACCCCAGCCTCGCCGAGTTTGTTCCAATGCTCACTCAGGGCTGGGCAGAGATCTTCATACGGAGACCCTCAG GTAACACCAGCTGGCTGATGTGTCTGGAGAACCCACCCAGTCCCTTCTCCTCTGAGCTGGGCAACATGCCGCTGCAGGAGCTCTCCACCGTCCTGATGGCGATGGAGGGAGTGAAGGAGCCTCCCACTCAGACAGCCAGCGCTCCAGCCAGCACGGCCGCCCCAGCGCCAACGTCTGCCTCCGAACCGCTCACTCAAACACACAGCAGCGCCGGAGGAAAGGCCAACCTGTTTCAGCGCTCCAGCACCG ACTCTGCGGTGGTTCCGGAGGAGGGTTCAGGGGTCACAGCAGAGAGCGCCCCTCTCGAGTGGGTAGAGGGTGAAGAGTTTGAGCCGATTCCCTCCGAGCCCATATTCATGTCTGACAAGGCTCCGCTTCCCGGACCGCTCAGCAGG tcctcctccacctccagtCAGGATGATGAAAAGTCCACTCTGGAGGAGGTGAGCGAAGGAGCGATTCCCATCGATCAGCCCAGCGTTGGCCCCTCCACCCCGGGCAGCCAGGGCCCTGACCTTCCTTTTCAGAGCCACTCTCAGTCCCAGGGTCACGGACTGAACAAGTCGAGCTCCTCCCCGGAGCTGCAGACGCTGCCGGAGGCCTTCACCAAAGCAGCGCTGGAGTCTGAGAAAAGTCAGGTCGACGCCGCTCGGCCCAGAGCGCCCTCAGATGGCAAGCCTCAGGCACTGCAGCAGCCCTGCTCAGACAAGGACAAAGTAGAGGGGAGCACCGGGGCGGACTTTAATGGACCAGGAGGTCCGGCCCAGGGTGGTGAGGGCTCCGGCTTGTCATCTCAGAGTGGAGGAGCTGCCATGAAGTTGGCTTTTCCAGCAGCGCCAGCTCTGCCTGGACCCATCTCTCCCGGCGGAGGCCACCGACCCCGAGGTCACACCATCTCCGTCTCCGCCCCTTCCTCcaggagagagaggaagacCGAGAGGGACTCGTATCACAGCCGACCCGGGCCCAGCAACGCAGAGAAGATCTCCGGACTGAGTCCCAG ctttgtctTCCTTCAGCTATATCACTCTCCTTTCTTTGGGAATGAAGCCAATAAACCGCTGCTGCTGCCCAAAACTCAG GTGATTGATCGGGCTGTGAAGGTTCTGGACCAGATGCCTCCTTATGATACCCATAAGATTGGAGTTGTGTTTGTTGGAGCTGGCCAG GTTAACAATGAAGTTGCCATCCTGTCCAACGAATACGGGTCGAACCGCTACGCCGCGTTCCTCACCGGGCTCGGCAAACTAATCCACCTGAAGGACTGCGACCCCGACCAGATCTTCCTGGGCGGGCTGGATCAGTACGGGGATGACGGAGAGTTCACCTACTGTTGGCACGACGACATCATGCAGG CCATCTTCCACATAGCCACGCTGATGCCGAACAGAGAGAGTGACAAGGGCTGCTGCAACAAGAAGCGACACATCGGCAACGACTTTGTCATGGTGGTCTACAACGACTCGGGAGAAGATTACAAACTGGGCACCATAAAG GGTCAATTTAATTTCGTCGAAGTGGTTATTAAGCCACTGGACTATGAATGTAACCTTGTGTCTCTGCAGTGTCGGAAAG ACCTCGAGGGCCTGGTTGATACCACCGTTGCAAAAATCGTATCTGACCTCAACTTGCCACTCTTAGTTCGACAGATGGCTCTGCATGCAAAT ATGGCTTCTTTGGTGCATCAGTACAGAGCGAATCCCTCGGATGCTTATGCTTCCAAGTGGCTTGCCAGATTACGACACATAAAGAGGATCAGGACCAGA GCTCAGGAAGACATCCAGTCCCGTTCGACTCCAGGAATCTCTCTGACCCAAGGACACACTCAGCAAAATAAAGCATTTCAACAAGGAGCTTCAGCTCCTACTCCCGAGACGTCGGGACAGAGAAAAAGACTTGTTTCGACGGTGGACGACTttactgattttgtttga